From the Lathyrus oleraceus cultivar Zhongwan6 chromosome 3, CAAS_Psat_ZW6_1.0, whole genome shotgun sequence genome, the window gctcagaatgaagcccgaaaattctgatatatcgcaagcttcgctaggcgaaggagttgctcgcctagtgagcaagctagtttgggcctttttctggattgggtctgttgcgagctgggcttttgttcctttaaggtcagtgccttgcagaataagttggagtgcttcgagaaatgttttgcaagattaatgggcaaattttggggtatgacagatgtCTATCATTTTTAGATGTCATTTGTGTGATTTGATTGCTTCTGGATTTTTGAATGTGAACTGATGTTTGGACATGTATGCAATTctaccatgcttcattcaattgattgtgaagtgctcatacattgtccaattgccatgaaatttaTTATGCTCATCCATGACACAtaacatgatcttttggcttttgtttggcatttttagcacatttcatctctgttttagacacatgaatatatggtgtgacaatgtgtgtcacacatttggatgcTGCCTTTGTTCATTTTTATACACATGTCATTTGTTACCTTCTGGACTTAATTTTTGGCATGAggcttgtgtttaacatgttgatatcacataaaaaaattcatgatctTTGGGTTCAgttctgatttaatgtgcattttctcatttgtatgtccaattgttgatcaccattgtgtgcctttgccttagcatgaccattagatggatttgccttaggatttgagtttggtcctttttaggacatgttcttacttgaataaatgtgcttcatgttgaatattggttgctgttttgactttttgctttgcctttgaccctagtcttggtactagtggtttgtactcaccttttgagctttgcatttcaggttcaagttTCTAGTCTTAATGGTTGATGCtgatctcatgacttgagatgcaaattactttgtacactaaccttggttgtgttgtaggatcattggtgatgaactcacttgagttgttgagttgttgacttgccttgcgtgcatattggttgtaacactgttgactgtttgttggatttgtctgaatgtgaatattgacttgtttgactttcttacaggtactttagtcgctttagctcattgcttgagttgctttgcttgtggttggcataccacctaggtaatcatcctctaactccatgtagtctggaagccctgtcgtttcttttggcaggcatttggctgaagtcctccttaagaggcaatgaatgtgtttgtttacttttgtgctcaagacctccttgtcgaggcatggttacttaagtcctcctaagtgaagaggcaattggcagatagaagggattagtagccagtcccctgctaatcgtttgatTCGTCCATTATGCTCGCATTACGTGTTGATGCTCTTGGGCACGTccccaagatcttgtacagtgtcagtcaagtggaatagggtccctcattctggacccccacgttttcattgattcaagctcacccaggccagggttaagagctatgaggtccaaccctcattacctttcatctgctcaccctgacggtcaatgtcagtggttaagagcctcagacaccccttccagtgttggcttgtttgtcgaggttgatatgaccccttgactaaagcccagccttgtatgagccgcttgtgtgcatatagagtgtgatgattgcttttgatgtttatctgcttttgcttctcatctcctttttgtaggagtcgtatgatcaactttcgaggaagttgaacgtacgtagagatagacttgagttgactcactgcctgtgtgagtcaaattcttgttagagacctcaacctagggttataatttgcatgatgactattaggctcgagtcagtctcccttttagtccgttattcccttggtctctggttaggagaaagtttctcccctgttcaggggaactacgtcgccctgatcctcataccagatgaggtacgtaggcaggagatcgagcgagatctctccgggcacctttttctttttgcgtgtgttttgcttgacaacttctaggctcgagttccaaactcccttttagtttgtcaatCTGCTTTCTACCTgtggtgttcgctggttagcgattgtttATTTGTTTGGAGTTAGATTTAAGACCATTGATTGactatctgtttcctgttttgctttgtggagttagatgtaagaccattgattgactttctgtttcccgtttgttttcggagttggatgtaagcccagctattggcattccgtttccttgttgagtttttcttttgatgtctcagcgtccctgtgttgtgttttgtttcggcgtgcgttatccgagctacgagtgctctgattctttctctggttagagaagatacgtatgcatatgatgcgatatcctagcgagcacgttccccatttccccgaactacgtcgactctgatgtttgtttctgacgaactacgtaggcccaggatgcgacatcctgccgagtctcCTTCCTCCATCTCCTCCCGCATGTCTTGttgttccagtgtgtgtgcattttttgagcagttattcagcaacctttttctattcttttgagcgtggatcccgtcgagtacgacggacgtgaggggtgctaataccttccccttgcgtaaccgactcccgtaccttgtaatctctggtcgtaagaccattcctttcccttttttcaggtttacttcgagcgtttcctttccctcctttgggataaataacgcacggtggcgactctgtgtcttttcccgccggttgtttttcgcgttgcgacaataTGAATTATTAAAAGTTTCAAAAATTTAGAAAATTATAAAACATGTCGAATTTATTAAAAAATTCGATAGTGTTAACTTTCATTTTTATAGGCCTATCCGATATGAGCTATCAATTTTtcaaaaattcaataaaaatatATCGTATTTTAAAAAAATCGATGAAAAATCATACcgaatttttaaaattttagtaaaaatgcaaaaaatttgttttgtatcaataaaaaaaattatcaaaCTTTTTAAATgaatcattttttcaaaaaaaattattgCTTTTTTAAAGTGATATGTTTTAACTAAATATTATTTTAAGAtgaagtaaataataaaaaaataaggGTGTCAAGTACAACTCGAGTTGTTGTTAGCCGgacaaaagaagaaaaaaactATGGGAAGCAACTAATATTTTTCAGGCATTCAAAGAGAATTTTTTCTATCATCCCACAGTTTAATTTAACAAACAACATGAGTCTTGTTATTATCTTTATACCCTTATTAAagtattttttgattttttaaaatacCATAAAATACCGGATTTTTCAAAGAAATACTGGATCTATTATGTTTATTTGAAAAAATATCaaatattttgagatttttttaaaaaatatttaaaatttttGATAAAAACACATTCATTTGTGATAAATATTTAAAGAAATATTggatttttcaaaatttttgacaatttttgggatttttgaaaaaaaacatgtatttcatatttttttaacACAATGATAAACTataaaacatttcaaaaaaaATTGATAAAGTATAAAATGTTTTCAAAACACATTTCATAAATCCGATAGTGTTAAATACTTGTTTTTACCTATCAAATACGAACTATCAATTATTTCAAAAATCTAAAAACTTAAAGATATCAAATTTATCAAAAATCCGATATGTTAAattaatctttttttttttttaaattcattaAAACTGTATATCAGATTTTTTTAATTCGTTAGGAGATTTTTTAATTTATATCGAGTTTTTTATTTGTTCAATTgaatttttcttcaagatttttTTGACAATTTTGACAAAAATGACGTGAATATTACTTTATCCATTCCTTTTTAattgtcatttttttattttttacatATACTAATCAAGTAAATCATTATTGTTATATTTTCAAGAATAATTCtcattttatttataatattcttgaatatttattacattcattttattttatttttctctatttttctctATGTAATAATTATATAAGGAAAATTCTATCTTAAACTTTGTAAAGACAGTTAGAAAAGAACATAGGAAGTATAAAAGTATAGTGGTGTCAAATGATACTATGAGGGTGGTGGGAGAAATTCTAGCCTTCAAAGATGGGCTTTTCTACTGAACCCAAAACGGTCCATAAAAACATCAAAATATGAAAGGTTGTGTTTTGGATAAGGGATAAGATTTTGAAATGCATTTCAACCAATAAGAAGCAAGAAGCTTCAACAGCCACAACCTTCGAATTTGCACTGAACTAAATGAAAGTACTTAGCCACTCCGGTCCCTCATTTCAACAAGTTGTGAAATAATCATCAAAACTTCAGCCATGGCAGCTGCTTCTCCTATGGCAAGCCAACTCAAGTCCACCTTCACCAGACCTTTGGTCACACCCAAGGGACTCTGTGGCTCTTCATCACTTCATCAATTGCCTTCTAGAAGACAATTTAACTTCACTGTTAAAGCCGTCCAATCTGAAAAGGTAAGTTACTTTCACTACTCTTTGTTTATAAATTCGCGTCACAGCGTTCAGATGTCTCTGCAGCTATTAACACTTGAGAGACATCTGATTGAAGTGGCGCGGAATTGAattaacatatatatatatatatatatttacaaTAATCTTAATATTTGGTTTTCACAGCCCACATACCAAGTGGTTCAGCCCATCAACGGCGACCCGTTCATCGGAAGCCTGGAGACTCCGGTGACATCAAGCCCATTGGTGGCATGGTACCTCTCCAACCTACCAGGCTATAGAACTGCAGTGAACCCACTACTCCGGGGTATTGAAGTGGGTTTAGCCCATGGGTTCTTCCTCGTAGGCCCGTTTGTGAAAGCCGGGCCTTTAAGGAACACCGAATACGCCGGGGCGGCGGGCTCTTTAGCCGCTGCTGGGCTTGTTGTTATCCTTAGCATTTGTCTTACGATCTATGGAATTTCATCGTTCAACGAAGGTGATCCATCAACTGCTCCGTCATTGACTTTGACGGGCCGGAAGAAGCAGCCTGATCAGCTCCAAACAGCAGATGGATGGGCCAAGTTTACTGGTGGGTTTTTCTTTGGAGGAATTTCTGGTGTTACTTGGGCTTTTTTTCTTCTTTATGTTTTGGATCTTCCATACTTTGTTAAGTAAACAGATTAACTCTCTTTCATAGTTTCTGTTGCTTTTGTGTGCTAATGAGACAATGGATGTAATTACATGCTGTATTTTATGAATCTTgctttattattattactataaCAATGTTAAATTCAATACTCTTTTATGTTTTCTTATCTTTTTCATATGTTTAGCTACTAAATATTGCAGCAACATTAGTCTATAGCAATGAAAATTATACAAAAAGTTGCTGACTATGACATTAGTCTATAGTGTTAGAATTTGACTTTATTTCATATTATGTATTTCAATTCAATATTTATTTACTAGAAATAGACATAGAGTGGGAGTATGTCACGGCCTATGATCTAACCTAAACATAGATCCATATTAGATTTTCTTTTAAACAAGAAACATTTagatttttttataaatttatttaattaaaagaCTATGTCATATgttataaaaaatattttatgtCTATCAAATTGGTCTAttataaattaaaattgaaatttgatattttttataattatcaaatttaataaaaaattaatctTAAATTTTTTAAAGAATTTATAAAAATAAGTTGAAAAATAACTTATAACAATAtcataaattatattttttaaattgtTTCAAATAAATAATCTTACAAAATTTATTTCACAAAATAAAGTTTAGTAAATCAATACAAATAAAGTTTTGGTCTAATTGATATTTTAATTTgttaatatattttaatattagttaaattatttattttcatATGTTTAATGTAGATTCAGAAAAGGTTATACCAAAAcctaaaataaaataattaatagATTACAAATTTAACTTTGACAAAGTTTAGTTTGGTTCAATCTATTTTAAGTCCTAGATAAATTAATTTCACTCATTTTTCATGTGTCTATATCTTTTATAAATTAACACTAAATAAAAAAAATGTCCTAAATGGAGGAAAGTCAAGTTGAtcttgatttaattatttatataaatagaaaattaatcatGACTAACATTAATATTTATAATATACTTATAAAATAGTATTTGTATATATATATCCACAACAATGAAATCACACTTTCATGTTTCTAGTTTTTCATATAGCATGTATATGATACAATTTTGAATTAATTAAGTAATAGAAAAAGGCATGAAGGGAGATGATTATTCATGATTGAGATAGAAGGTCAGCAAATGAGGTTGTGACACCATCCCATCCAATGTGTGTCACATGTTGAACGTCTGTT encodes:
- the LOC127126980 gene encoding photosystem I reaction center subunit XI, chloroplastic, translated to MAAASPMASQLKSTFTRPLVTPKGLCGSSSLHQLPSRRQFNFTVKAVQSEKPTYQVVQPINGDPFIGSLETPVTSSPLVAWYLSNLPGYRTAVNPLLRGIEVGLAHGFFLVGPFVKAGPLRNTEYAGAAGSLAAAGLVVILSICLTIYGISSFNEGDPSTAPSLTLTGRKKQPDQLQTADGWAKFTGGFFFGGISGVTWAFFLLYVLDLPYFVK